A region of Lycium barbarum isolate Lr01 chromosome 1, ASM1917538v2, whole genome shotgun sequence DNA encodes the following proteins:
- the LOC132641424 gene encoding nitrate regulatory gene2 protein-like, whose translation MTGGGGKVISSLLAIWLEDCLAVVVIIDFVVVDEMGCNESKAVDTELVIRCKERKELIKAAANYRYALAAAHISYFHSLKDVGEALRKFVDEELIVGNSSSSLSTPSSPSLILPDERKISSSNASGTTTHHKRKSSGSSLSISTSSSISNFHDEDDPVHDHSHLHLSSDSSDDDDRHLHLPQKGHRNNVRDNNDPRRGHRNVHENYDPRRGNSNVHQEFEGGRMVESGEPSIPTYPQFQPYGMVNNEVPPYGMMNNEAPPSQGFWDPFYGMNPQFQAPAWGGQGQQFGGNGNPNTYAYYMKKSSPVMKTVVQEPDPTHTGYSNSYWSYPNDNGGYPPMGERGNSSNQGNKKPSPPKEPPPPPSPKASAWDYFNPFEAIDSGYSGYFKQNSSGSFSSSPNSTEVREREGIPDLEEETETEMYKEYHKGKKLSDEPKTRANSSKSSDSGRKSMPSVPHGIDLRGVAGHNSIGSSKPDSSLHNLEGSSTSRGLKSEGSTKPISTMYDSVSHLSSVEPSNSSGGTGSIDITEEKSNFETLVSGSPEDVHMKKKGVTFEVDEMSKNEIESPRRSSSLSTTSHAHGGTRDLHEVVAEIRDEFEIASSYGREVALKLEVGELPYQPSFVKELVSRILYLIVPSMSVSRTVTVQSVRLAAKTRKLAKSYFGDVGQDNAVKPCRLSSTLDELYEWEKKLYKEVKDEEKLRIIYEKQCRRLRSLDEQGAESSKIDATQASIRKLLTKLNVCIKAIAAISSRIDTLRDDELRPQIGELIHGLVRMWRSMLKCHQKQFQAVRESKTRALRANTGFQRDASLRATLDLEMQLLSWCSHFNDWICSQKSYVQSLNEWLLRSLKYEPEETPDGPVPFSPGRLGAPPVFVICNDWCQAVEAISETRVAIAMNDFASNLRQLWERQDEEQRQRIKAEYLSKDYKKRLTMLQQKRGSSEHEQDATSDRSHIIVSSEKGVSPLDDLKVDLDSFKKKLVEERTKHKDAIKLVHDAASSSLQGGLLPIFKALENFTSEALRAHEQVRLQSVRDGS comes from the exons ATGACTGGTGGCGGTGGAAAAGTTATTTCATCACTACTAGCTATATGGCTTGAGGACTGTTTggctgttgttgttattattgattttgttgttgttgatgagatgGGGTGTAATGAGTCTAAAGCAGTTGATACAGAACTAGTGATTCGTTGTAAAGAAAGGAAAGAACTGATTAAAGCTGCTGCTAATTACCGTTATGCCCTTGCTGCTGCTCATATTTCTTATTTTCATTCACTTAAGGATGTTGGTGAAGCCTTAAGGAAGTTTGTTGATGAAGAGTTAATTGTTGGGAACTCTTCATCTTCTTTGTCTACACCTTCATCACCTTCTTTAATCTTGCCTGATGAAAGGAAAATTAGTAGTAGTAATGCTAGTGGAACAACAACTCATCATAAGCGTAAATCATCTGGATCTTCATTATCAATTTCGACATCTAGTTCGATTTCTAATTTTCATGATGAGGATGACCCTGTCCATGATCATTCTCACTTGCATTTGTCGTCAGATTCAtctgatgacgatgacaggcatCTACATTTGCCACAAAAGGGTCATAGAAATAATGTACGTGACAATAATGACCCTCGAAGGGGTCATAGGAATGTGCATGAAAATTATGACCCTAGAAGGGGTAATAGTAATGTGCATCAAGAATTTGAGGGTGGTCGTATGGTTGAAAGTGGGGAACCATCAATTCCAACATATCCACAATTTCAGCCATATGGGATGGTGAATAATGAGGTTCCACCATATGGGATGATGAATAATGAGGCTCCACCATCACAGGGATTTTGGGATCCATTTTATGGAATGAATCCACAATTTCAGGCTCCAGCTTGGGGAGGACAAGGACAACAATTTGGTGGAAATGGAAATCCGAATACTTATGCTTACTACATGAAGAAATCTTCACCAGTGATgaagacagtggtacaagaaccAGATCCAACGCATACCGGGTATTCCAATTCGTATTGGAGCTACCCGAATGACAATGGTGGGTACCCACCAATGGGTGAAAGGGGAAATTCAAGTAATCAAGGTAATAAGAAACCAAGTCCACCAAAGGAGCCACCGCCACCTCCGTCTCCAAAGGCGTCTGCTTGGGACTATTTTAATCCGTTTGAGGCTATAGATAGTGGCTATTCTGGTTACTTTAAACAAAACAGTTCTGGATCATTTAGTAGTAGTCCTAATTCAACTGAAGTTAGGGAGAGGGAGGGCATTCCTGATTTGGAAGAAGAAACTGAGACTGAGATGTATAAGGAGTACCATAAAGGAAAGAAGTTGAGTGATGAACCAAAGACAAGGGCAAATTCATCAAAAAGTAGTGACAGTGGTAGAAAATCAATGCCATCAGTGCCTCATGGAATTGATTTAAGGGGTGTAGCAGGACACAATAGCATTGGAAGTTCAAAACCAGATTCGTCATTACATAATTTGGAAGGCTCATCAACTTCAAGGGGATTAAAATCTGAGGGTAGTACGAAGCCGATATCGACAATGTATGATTCGGTTTCTCACCTTTCGAGTGTAGAACCGTCAAATAGTAGTGGCGGTACAGGTTCAATTGATATTACAGAGGAAAAGAGCAATTTTGAAACTCTAGTGTCAGGAAGCCCGGAAGATGTGCATATGAAGAAGAAAGGGGTGACTTTTGAGGTGGATGAAATGTCAAAGAATGAGATTGAATCACCCAGGAGGTCAAGTAGCTTGAGCACCACATCACATGCTCATGGTGGCACCAGGGATCTACATGAGGTTGTGGCAGAAATTcgagatgaatttgagattgctTCTAGTTATGGAAGGGAAGTTGCTTTGAAGCTTGAGGTTGGAGAACTGCCGTACCAGCCTAGCTTTGTTAAAG AGCTTGTATCCAGGATTCTATACCTGATTGTTCCATCCATGTCGGTTTCCCGTACGGTAACGGTGCAGTCTGTAAGGCTAGCTGCCAAAACAAGAAAGTTGGCAAAATCTTATTTTGGAGATGTTGGCCAAGACAATGCTGTGAAGCCTTGTCGCCTGTCATCTACGCTTGACGAGCTATATGAATGGGAGAAGAAACTATATAAGGAAGTTAAG GATGAAGAAAAACTGCGGATCATATATGAAAAGCAGTGCAGAAGGTTGAGGAGTTTGGATGAGCAAGGCGCTGAGTCTAGCAAGATAGATGCTACTCAGGCATCTATCAGAAAATTGCTGACAAAACTTAATGTCTGCATAAAAGCGATTGCTGCGATCTCAAGCAGAATTGACACGTTAAGAGATGATGAATTGCGACCCCAAATTGGAGAATTAATTCATGG GCTGGTGAGAATGTGGAGATCAATGCTCAAGTGTCATCAGAAGCAGTTTCAAGCAGTGAGGGAGAGTAAAACAAGGGCTCTCAGAGCAAATACTGGATTCCAAAGAGATGCGAGCTTGAGAGCTACTCTTGACCTGGAGATGCAGCTTTTGTCATGGTGTAGCCACTTCAATGATTGGATTTGCAGTCAGAAATCCTATGTACAATCCTTAAATGAGTGGCTTCTGCGAAGCCTTAAGTATGAGCCAGAAGAAACTCCCGATGGACCTGTTCCTTTCTCCCCTGGTCGTCTCGGAGCTCCTCCAGTTTTTGTAATTTGCAATGATTGGTGTCAGGCAGTGGAGGCAATCTCTGAAACTCGGGTAGCAATTGCAATGAATGATTTTGCTTCAAATTTGAGGCAGCTTTGGGAACGACAAGATGAGGAGCAGAGACAGAGGATCAAAGCAGAATACCTCTCAAAGGACTACAAGAAACGGCTAACCATGCTTCAGCAAAAGAGAGGGAGCTCGGAGCACGAGCAAGATGCCACATCCGACAGAAGTCACATAATTGTTTCATCTGAAAAAGGGGTTTCACCATTGGATGATCTAAAAGTGGACTTGGATTCATTCAAAAAGAAATTAGTCGAGGAGAGAACAAAGCACAAGGATGCCATTAAATTAGTGCATGATGCAGCTTCTAGTAGTTTACAAGGGGGCTTACTTCCAATTTTCAAGGCTTTAGAGAACTTCACTTCGGAAGCTCTGAGAGCGCATGAACAAGTTAGGTTACAGAGTGTTAGAGATGGTTCATAG